In Aurantimicrobium minutum, the DNA window CTCTCCCACCTTGCTTGTTCTACGTTTTGTAGAATAATATGAATATTCTACGTTACGTAGAATACACCCATCACAAAGGAACTCGAGTGAGCACAACAACTTTCCCCATCAAGCGTGGTCTTTCTCTGACCAGCATTGTCGTTGCGGCTTTGGCTTTGGTGGGCTGCGCCCCAGCAACGCCTCAACCTGTCGCCCCAATGGCGACTGATGCATGGGTCAAAGCAGTACCTGAACTCATGGACGGTATGGCTATGACAGGTGTCTTTATGACCCTAGAAAACTCATCCGATGAAGACATCACGCTCCTAGGTGCCACAAACACCACCGATGGTCTAACACAGTCTCCACTTGAAATTCATGAAGTAGTCAAGAACGATGCCGGTGACATGGTGATGCAAGAGGCCAATGGTGGAATTGTTATTCCGGCAAAGGGCTCCGTTACCCTCAAGCCAGGTGGATATCACGTGATGTACTGGGATCTTCTCAAGCCAATTCCTGCTGGAAGCACCATCACTTTGACGTTGGAATTTTCCAACGGAACTTCTCTTCCTATCGAGGCAATAGCTCGTGAAATTGCAAACGCAAATGAAACCTACGACCCAGAGGCTGACGCCGAGGGTTCGATGGAAATGAGTCACTAACTCTTAGATAGTCCTGATAGGCAAATTACATGTCAGAGTTTTCTCAATCAGAAACACAGGAACCTCGCCCTGCCGTATCGCGGCGAGGTTTCCTCGTTTCTGCTGGGCTTGCCACCGGAGTTGCTGCAGTTGGGGTGGGAACGGGGTATGCCGTAGCTCAAGCTGAGGCTGCGCAGAAAGCCGCATCCGGGGATTTAGGCCAACAAAAAGTTCCGTTTTACGGAAAACACCAAGCTGGAATTGAGACACCCTCACAGGCGTATGGAACATTTCTGGGTTGGAAACTAAAGCCTTCGACGGATCGTGAAGGCGCTATTCGGATGATGCGTTTGCTCACCGATGACGCCGCGCGCCTGACGCAAGGCGTTCCGGCATTGCCAGATAACGATCCCTATCTCGCACTCAATCCAGCTCGCCTCACAGCAACTTTTGGTTTTGGCCCGAGCTTCTTTACCAAGCTGGGCTTGGAGTCCAAGATTCCTACTGGCTTTGCTGAACTTCCAACTTTCTCCATTGACAAGCTGAAGCCCGAATTCTCAGGCGGAGACCTGGTGATTCAGGTGGGGTCAGATGATCCTCTCTCGCTCTCACACGCTGTGCGTCAGCTCACGAGAACTGCGCGTAGTTTTGCCACGATCCTCTGGTCACAAAGTGGTTTTACCTCCACACCTGGGGCAAAACCAGAGGGTCAAACAGGACGAAATCTCTTCGGCCAAGTTGATGGCACTGTCAATCCCCGAACTGCTGAAGAATTTGACGCACAGGTTTGGGCACAGGGGTCACCTCGATGGTTTGACGGTGGAACATCTCTGGTGCTTCGACGGATCGCGATGAACTTGGATACCTGGGACAAGCTGGATGAGGGAAGTAAGGAACTCTCAGTGGGGCGAAAGCTGTCAAATGGTGCTCCGCTCACAGGAGTCAATGAATTCGACCCCCCAAACCTTGCCGCAAAATCAGACAATGGTTTGCCGGTCATTCCCTCTTTCGCACATATGCGCCGTGCTCGAACCGATGATGTAACTCAGAAGTTCCTTCGCCGACCACTGAACTATGACGAAGGAATCAACTCCGATGGCTCCCCAAATGTGGGGTTACTCTTTGCGGCGTATATGGCAAACGTCAGTCACCAATTTGTGCCGGTACAACAACGGCTTGCTGATTTAGACTTACTAAACACATGGACTACCCCCATTGGCTCAGCAGTGTTTGCATTACCTCCTGGCTGTCAGCCTGGTGGATTTATTGGAGAAGGATTACTGTCATGATTCGTCGTTTTCGCGCAGTGTTAGCAGCCATGCTGTTGAGTGTTGCTGCTGTTCTCGGTTTCTCAAGTGTGGCCAATGCACACAGCGATGAATTTCTCTCTGTCCCCGCAAACGGGGCCGTTGTGTCGGATGTCAGCGAATTACAGTTCACCTTTGTCGAGCCTGTGGAGCAAAGTTTTCCACCTGAGGTTGTGTTGACTGCATCAGACGGAACAGGCTTTGAACTCGGCGCTCCAACCTTTGACGCATCGGGTGCAACGATGACAGTTCCGATTGTTCAAGGTGCACTGCCCAACGGAAGCTATACCGCGGTCTATCGCATTGTTTCTATCGATGGCCACCCCGCCACGGGCCAGGTTGATTTCACGGTTGAGGGTTCTGCTGTTGAACCTGCACCGGTTGAAACCCCTATGCCCATTGAGGAGCCTGTGGTCACTGAAGACATGTTGCGCACTACTTCGGTTCACGATCCTGCCGTGCCTCAAATGCAACTCTTCCTTGGCATCTCCGCGGCAGTAGCCGGCTTGCTTGCTCTTGTCATTGTGATTATTGCGCTGCGCGGTCGACGCAACTCGCAGAGCAAATAAACAAGCTACTAAGCTAGGTACTTGTTCCGCCTGTGGCGGTTCACGCCGCCTTAGCTCAGTTGGTAGAGCGATTCCCTCGTAAAGAATAGGTCGCGGGTTCAATTCCCGCAGGCGGCCCCACCTAAAGTCAGATCTTCTCGTGCACTGCGTCTTTTTGTGGTTTGCGGGGGACAAAATCCGGTCGATTCTTGTATTATCGTTTGAGTCCTAACGACCTCTTTATTTCGTACCCAATTTGGGAATAGAATAAGGAATTCGTAGAAAAGGTGAAGAATGTCAACGATTTCCGAATCAGAACTGCTTGCACAGGTACCAACTCAGTTGTACATCAACGGTCAGTGGGTTGATGCTGAAGGAGGCAAGACGGTTGCCGTGCATGACCCTGCAACAGGTGCTGTGCTGAAAAACATTGCCGATGCATCTCCCGCAGACGGAATGAAAGCTCTGGATGCAGCCGTTGCTGCACAGGATGCATGGGCAGCAACTCCTCCACGTGTTCGCAGTGACATTCTCCGCAAAGCTTTTGATCGCGTTCAGGAACTTAAGAACGAGTTTGCACTTCTCATGACCCTCGAGATGGGCAAGCCCCTCGCTGAGGCGATCGGTGAAGTCAACTATGGCTCCGAGTTTCTTCGTTGGTTCAGTGAAGAAGCCGTCCGCATTACCGGTCGCTATGGAACTAACCCCGAAGGCACTGGTCGCACCATCGTGACCCACATGCCCGTTGGCCCGAGCTACCTCATCACGCCCTGGAATTTCCCACTGGCAATGGCTACGCGTAAGATTGCTCCAGCGTTAGCTGCCGGTTGCACGGTCGTCGTGAAGCCAGCAACTCTGACGCCACTGACCACGTTGTATTTCGTGAAAATCTTGGAAGAAGTCGGTGTTCCCGCAGGTGTGGTGAACGTCTTCACCACCTCCACCACCGCAGCTGTATCTGATCCCATTGTGACCGATAAGCGTCTGCGTAAGCTTTCCTTCACCGGTTCCACCGGTGTGGGCCAATCATTGATGAAGCTTGCAACTGAAAACATGCTGCGCACCTCCATGGAACTGGGCGGAAATGCACCATTCCTGGTCTTTGAAGATGCAGATCTTGATAAGGCCGTCGATGGCGTCATGATTGCAAAGTTCCGCAACATCGGTCAGGCCTGCACCGCAGCCAACCGCGTTATTGTTCACGAGGCAGTTGCCGAAGAATTTGCCAAGAAGGTTACCGAGCGCGTGAAGGCAATGAAGATTGGCCGCGGCACTGAAGAGGGCGTCAGCATTGGTCCCCTTATCGATGAAAAGGCTGTGGCGAAAGCAAACGAACTCGTTCAAGACGCTGTCGCTAAGGGCGCAACGGTGCTCACCGGTGGCAAAGCCATCGACGGTGCAGGAACCTTCTATGAGCCCACCGTTCTCACTGGTGTCAAGCCTGGCGCAGACATCATGACGGAAGAAATCTTTGGACCGGTTCTCTCGATTACTACTTTCTCCACCGAGGAAGAAGGCATCAAGATTGCTAACGACACCGAATACGGTCTGATTGGTTACGTCTACACCGAAGATTTCCAGCGCGGTCAGCGTCTGATTGAGAAACTTCAGACCGGCATGATGGGTCTCAACGCTGGAGTAATCTCCAACGCTTCAGCACCATTCGGTGGAGTCAAGATGTCCGGTTTGGGCCGTGAAGGCGGTTTCGAAGGCATCAATGAGTACCTGTCGGTGAAGTACACCATGACACCCAACCCCTTCGCCTAAGCTTCCCAACACAAGAAGAATCCCCCTCCGC includes these proteins:
- a CDS encoding copper chaperone PCu(A)C, whose amino-acid sequence is MSTTTFPIKRGLSLTSIVVAALALVGCAPATPQPVAPMATDAWVKAVPELMDGMAMTGVFMTLENSSDEDITLLGATNTTDGLTQSPLEIHEVVKNDAGDMVMQEANGGIVIPAKGSVTLKPGGYHVMYWDLLKPIPAGSTITLTLEFSNGTSLPIEAIAREIANANETYDPEADAEGSMEMSH
- a CDS encoding Dyp-type peroxidase; the encoded protein is MSEFSQSETQEPRPAVSRRGFLVSAGLATGVAAVGVGTGYAVAQAEAAQKAASGDLGQQKVPFYGKHQAGIETPSQAYGTFLGWKLKPSTDREGAIRMMRLLTDDAARLTQGVPALPDNDPYLALNPARLTATFGFGPSFFTKLGLESKIPTGFAELPTFSIDKLKPEFSGGDLVIQVGSDDPLSLSHAVRQLTRTARSFATILWSQSGFTSTPGAKPEGQTGRNLFGQVDGTVNPRTAEEFDAQVWAQGSPRWFDGGTSLVLRRIAMNLDTWDKLDEGSKELSVGRKLSNGAPLTGVNEFDPPNLAAKSDNGLPVIPSFAHMRRARTDDVTQKFLRRPLNYDEGINSDGSPNVGLLFAAYMANVSHQFVPVQQRLADLDLLNTWTTPIGSAVFALPPGCQPGGFIGEGLLS
- a CDS encoding copper resistance CopC family protein produces the protein MIRRFRAVLAAMLLSVAAVLGFSSVANAHSDEFLSVPANGAVVSDVSELQFTFVEPVEQSFPPEVVLTASDGTGFELGAPTFDASGATMTVPIVQGALPNGSYTAVYRIVSIDGHPATGQVDFTVEGSAVEPAPVETPMPIEEPVVTEDMLRTTSVHDPAVPQMQLFLGISAAVAGLLALVIVIIALRGRRNSQSK
- a CDS encoding NAD-dependent succinate-semialdehyde dehydrogenase codes for the protein MSTISESELLAQVPTQLYINGQWVDAEGGKTVAVHDPATGAVLKNIADASPADGMKALDAAVAAQDAWAATPPRVRSDILRKAFDRVQELKNEFALLMTLEMGKPLAEAIGEVNYGSEFLRWFSEEAVRITGRYGTNPEGTGRTIVTHMPVGPSYLITPWNFPLAMATRKIAPALAAGCTVVVKPATLTPLTTLYFVKILEEVGVPAGVVNVFTTSTTAAVSDPIVTDKRLRKLSFTGSTGVGQSLMKLATENMLRTSMELGGNAPFLVFEDADLDKAVDGVMIAKFRNIGQACTAANRVIVHEAVAEEFAKKVTERVKAMKIGRGTEEGVSIGPLIDEKAVAKANELVQDAVAKGATVLTGGKAIDGAGTFYEPTVLTGVKPGADIMTEEIFGPVLSITTFSTEEEGIKIANDTEYGLIGYVYTEDFQRGQRLIEKLQTGMMGLNAGVISNASAPFGGVKMSGLGREGGFEGINEYLSVKYTMTPNPFA